One Lacticaseibacillus rhamnosus genomic window carries:
- a CDS encoding NUDIX hydrolase: MEEKPIAQQRLFTGHLVAVDELTVKLDNQQTAKREIVRAHPAAGVLALKDQRALFVSQFRSTVGQMTLEIPAGKIAPGEMPLAAAQRELNEETGMQARDWQPLASYFQSLGFSDATMALFLARHVTTAEHHLDQDADEFVQHRWLTLSEAQQAVDDGQICDSKTLLALLYWQLQEGNYGRG; this comes from the coding sequence GTGGAAGAAAAACCAATTGCCCAGCAACGCTTGTTTACCGGTCACTTGGTTGCGGTTGATGAACTGACGGTTAAATTGGATAACCAGCAGACGGCTAAACGTGAGATTGTACGGGCGCACCCAGCGGCCGGCGTGTTGGCGCTCAAAGATCAGCGGGCCTTATTCGTGAGTCAATTTCGGTCAACGGTCGGGCAGATGACCTTGGAGATTCCTGCTGGTAAGATAGCCCCAGGCGAGATGCCGTTAGCAGCTGCCCAGCGCGAATTAAATGAAGAAACCGGGATGCAGGCGCGCGACTGGCAACCGTTGGCAAGTTATTTTCAGTCACTCGGTTTTTCCGATGCAACCATGGCACTTTTTTTAGCGCGTCACGTCACAACCGCTGAACATCATTTGGATCAGGATGCAGATGAATTTGTCCAACATCGCTGGTTAACGCTGAGTGAGGCGCAACAGGCAGTTGACGATGGTCAAATCTGTGATAGTAAAACGCTGCTCGCCTTGTTGTATTGGCAGCTGCAGGAGGGAAATTATGGCAGAGGTTAA